The following are encoded in a window of Heteronotia binoei isolate CCM8104 ecotype False Entrance Well chromosome 9, APGP_CSIRO_Hbin_v1, whole genome shotgun sequence genomic DNA:
- the MED28 gene encoding mediator of RNA polymerase II transcription subunit 28 → MAAGLSGMFGNQGPGPPPPPPPPPPPPPVAPGGPGPAGLLPLNPAGARAPNGTLVDELEASFEACFASLVSQDYVNGTDQEEIRTGVDQCIQKFLDVARQTECFFLQKRLQLSVQKPEQVIKEDVSELRNELQRKEALIQKHLGKLRHWHQVLEDLNVQHKKPAEMPQGPLAYLEQASANIPAPLKQT, encoded by the exons ATGGCTGCCGGCTTGAGCGGGATGTTCGGAAACCAGGGCCCGGGCCCTccgcctcctccgccgccgcccccgcctcCCCCTCCGGTCGCCCCCGGCGGGCCAGGCCCTGCGGGCCTCCTGCCCCTCAACCCCGCTGGGGCGCGGGCTCCCAACGGCACCCTGGTGGATGAGCTGGAGGCCTCCTTCGAG GCTTGCTTTGCTTCCCTTGTGAGTCAAGATTATGTCAATGGAACAGACCAAGAAGAAATTAGAACTG GTGTCGACCAGTGCATTCAGAAGTTTTTGGATGTTGCCAGACAAACAGAATGCTTCTTCCTGCAAAAAAGGTTACAGCTCAGTGTCCAGAAACCAGAGCAAGTCATTAAAGAG GATGTTTCGGAACTGAGGAATGAGCTGCAGAGGAAAGAAGCGCTGATCCAGAAGCACTTGGGGAAGCTGCGGCACTGGCATCAAGTGCTGGAAGACCTCAACGTGCAGCATAAAAAGCCGGCTGAAATGCCACAAGGACCTTTAGCTTACCTCGAGCAAGCTTCAGCAAATATCCCGGCGCCTCTTAAGCAGACATGA